A single region of the Gorilla gorilla gorilla isolate KB3781 chromosome 1, NHGRI_mGorGor1-v2.1_pri, whole genome shotgun sequence genome encodes:
- the KPLCE gene encoding protein KPLCE has translation MCDQQKQPQFPPSCVKGSGLGAGQGTNGASVKCPVPCQTQTVCVTGPAPCPTQTYVKYQVPCQTQTYVKCPAPCQRTYVKYPTPCQTYAKCPAPCQTTYVKCPTPRQTYVKCPAPCQMTYIKSPAPCQTQTCYVQGASPCQSYYVQAPASGSTSQYCVPDPCSAPCSTSYCCLAPRTFGVSPLRRWIQRPQNCNTGSSGCCENSGSSGCCGSGGCGCSCGCGSSGCCCLGIIPMRSRGPACCDHEDDCCC, from the coding sequence ATGTGTGACCAGCAGAAGCAGCCACAGTTCCCTCCATCTTGTGTGAAAGGTTCGGGACTAGGGGCTGGGCAGGGTACCAATGGTGCCTCTGTGAAATGCCCAGTTCCATGCCAGACCCAAACTGTCTGTGTGACAGGCCCTGCTCCATGCCCCACTCAAACCTATGTGAAGTACCAAGTTCCATGCCAGACTCAAACCTACGTGAAGTGCCCAGCTCCCTGCCAGAGGACCTATGTGAAATACCCAACGCCCTGCCAAACCTATGCGAAGTGCCCAGCTCCCTGCCAGACAACCTATGTAAAGTGCCCAACTCCCCGCCAAACCTACGTGAAGTGCCCAGCTCCCTGCCAGATGACCTACATCAAAAGTCCAGCTCCCTGCCAGACCCAGACGTGCTATGTCCAGGGTGCGTCTCCTTGTCAGAGCTATTATGTTCAAGCTCCTGCAAGTGGCTCAACCTCCCAGTACTGTGTCCCTGACCCATGCTCTGCTCCCTGTTCCACCAGCTACTGCTGTCTGGCTCCCCGGACCTTCGGGGTGAGTCCCCTGAGACGCTGGATTCAGCGGCCCCAGAACTGCAACACAGGATCGTCTGGCTGCTGTGAGAATTCGGGAAGCTCTGGATGCTGTGGTTCTGGGGGCTGTGGCTGCAGCTGTGGATGTGGCAGCTCTGGGTGCTGCTGTTTGGGAATTATCCCCATGAGGTCCCGAGGTCCTGCATGCTGTGACCATGAGGATGACTGCTGCTGCTAA